Genomic segment of Nostoc sp. TCL240-02:
GAAGCTGCTATCTTGAGAGCTGGAATTATATTTTGCAGCTATGTTCATATAGGAACGGAAAAACGAAGGTTCAATAGAGGCTTGAGTTGCAGCATAAGTGCCATTCTCTTGCAAAAGTTGGTGAACCTTATGCAATCTGTAACAAGGAACGCCTGGATATAGATGATGTTCCAGATGAAAATTAGTGCCAGCAAACAGGATTGTCATTAAGGGAGAAGTACGACTCCAGGCATTATGAAATGGATTATCATCAAGACCACCATGATCGAGATAGGCTTGACATCCAGAGATTAGCATCAATGCAAGCATTGGTAGTCCGATAGAAAATAAACCAGCAATGGGATTGTATACAGCTATTCCTAAATAAATCCCAATCCATAACAAAGCAAATACAAAGTTCATCCAACAAAGAATACGCACAGTAGACATCTGAAATGGCATCATGTAAGGAAATGGCCAAGGACGACCTAAAGCAGTATTCAAAGTTATTTTAAAATGATGATAGTTAAGTAATAATCTGGCAAAAAATAATCTTTGCCACCATGTTGTTAAAGGTGTGAGTATTTCAATGTCAGGGTCAGAAGCTTGATTTGTAAATCGATGATGACTCCAATGTCGCATCATTGCACCCATATCACAATATGTTAAGACTGAAGATGCAAAGAAAAGACCAATTAATGCACTAACAAATTTGTTAGGATGTAGTGCTAGATGAAAGCCATCATGACCAATAAAACCCATCATCTGAATACCATATCCAGTTATGATAGTTAGTGGAATAATTAAAGCTATTTTTAGTGGTAGAAAATCAATTGATGTGACAACCACATAACATAGCCATGCTGGGACAAAAAACCAAATCAGTCCGTAGAGAATAAACCCAGTAGTTCCTAAAATTGTGGGTTTATACCAGTCGGCGGGAATTGCGGGTCTGCGAATTGTTTGTGTTGTTGTCATAAGTATCCTTATTTGTGTGTAAATGGTAGGGGTGTAAGGAGGAAACTTGATATGTTTTTGAGGTAAATATTTTCTTATACCCCTATATCCCTACTAGTCCTTGGAAAGTTTCTAGTGTTTCGTTCATTGAGGTGCTATTTTCCACGTTGAGGGTTTTAGCTTGGTTAAAATTCCGTTTCACTAGTCCTGAGATTGTCTTACCAGGACCGAACTCGATAAAGGTATCCACACCATGATTAGCAAGGTGTTGAATAGAGGTCATCCACCGCACTGGTAGGGTGATTTGGTGGATGAGTAAGAAACGGATGTGTTCAGCTGTGGTGATGGGTTGGGCGGTGACGTTAGAAATCACAGGGATGCGAGGGGTACAAATGTTGATAGTTGCTAAGATTCCGGCTAAACGCTTGGCGGCTGACTGCATTAAAGGGGTGTGAAATGCACCAGAAACAGCTAATTGCACTACTTTTGTCGCGCCTGCTTGTTCAGCTAAGGTCATTGCTTGTTCTACCGCCCTCGCATCTCCACCGATGACGGTTTGATTAGGTGCATTGTAGTTAGTCGGTTGACACACTCCTATTGATTTCACCTGCTGACAGATAGCTTCTACTATGTCGGCATTCAGACCGATAATCGCCGCCATCTTGGTATCTCGGTTGATAGAGGCTTCTTGCATAAAGATGGCTCTTTGCTGTACTAAAAAGACTGTATCCTCAAATTCCATCACGCCGGCTGCGACTAGTGCGCTGTACTCTCCCAAACTTAAACCAGCAAGAAATTTTGGTTCAGGGAACTGGGTTTGAGCCGCCGCTAGACAAGCTAAGTTAGTGACAAAAATGGCAGGTTGAGCATTCTCTGTTTGTTGTAACAGTTCTGGGGAACTATCACGACACATTTGCAATAAATCAAAACCGAGTACATTCGAGGCGCAATTGTATAATACTTTGGCTTCGGGGTAGCGATCGGCAATTTCCACACCCATCCCAACATATTGTGCGCCCTGTCCAGGAAATACAAATGCAGTGTTCATGCTACTACCTCTTCTACTGGTACTTGATTGCAAGTTAAACCTTCTGTAAGTTGCGCTCCTTTGTGAATTTGATACAGAGGAAAAGGAGCGCAATAATACTGCATTTTTTCTTCTTGAAAAATCTCGTGTAGTTTACGTAATCGATAAAATGGACATTCTGGATAAGCGTGATGTTCGACATGGTAAGTAATACCAGCCCAGAGTAAACCTAACCAAAAGTTATCAATAGTAATTGCGTTTTTCTGCATATCTCTTTTTTGAGGATCGTCACCTTCATAAAGAGTTAAGGGAGCGTGTTCATAACCCCGTGTGATCGGATTAATCACTAAGGCAACAAAGGCTAAAGGAATCCAGAAAATAAACAGTGCTTTTATTCCCATACCGGAATAAATTAAAACGGCATGAATGACTACCCAAAAAGCCAAATTAACTATTTGTTCAATAATCACCGTCAAACTGACTTGTTTGCCATAGCAAGTCAAAGATATCTTGGTATACCATTCATAATATCTCCAAATTCTCAACCAAATTTGGTTGAGTTTACCAGAAAAATAATATTCATCTGGGTCTCTTTCTGGATCGGAAATAAAATTATGATGACGTTTATGGGTTTCTCTATTGGTTGTAAATGTCATCGTGAATGACAGTGCATAAAGACGACCAAATAATGTATTTAACCATTTGGTTTTAAAGGCGCTACCGTGCATACAATCATGATGCAAAATAAATAAGACATAGAGTTGATTGCCTAGCCCAAGTGCTAACAGAAAATCAATCCAAGGATTATCTATGAATAAAATCAGGGAAATTAATCCGAAATACAATACTATATATGGTGAGCCATAAAGTAGGTGTAGTAAGCCATTAGCAGCACACATTTTTCTAATTTCTGCCTCCCGTGCTGAGGGAGCGCGTAACCATTTTTGTCTTTTAGGCTTGGAAGTTAATTGTGATTCTATTGCAACACTCATGTCAATTTCCTTAGTATATTTTAATGTCAAGTTGTTAGGATTTATCAGGGCTTTAGCCCTGATAAGAAACTTTTAGGAATTAACTATCCGTAGAGATGCGGATATTCTTTTTTGATTGACCCATTCACCTTTTTGGATAAGATATTCTACCCAATAGTCAATATCTTGAATCAGTGCTTGGCTCTTACCTTGGTCAAGAAATTTTTTCAGGTAAATAGCAGTGTCAAAATTGTCGATGGTTTTGTAAAACTTGAATGCCTCAATAAATGGGTCATCACTAACATGAGAAATCAGACCAATTTCATAAGCTGTTTGGGCATTGATTAGCTCTCCAGTTAGTACCAATTTTTTAGTTTGTAGCAATCCTATTTGCTGCTTTAGGAAACTCATGCCGCCCATACCAGGAATTAAACCTGATTTGACTTCAGGTAAACCTAACTTGACGTTGGTATCAACAAACTGAAAATCACTACACAAGAGCATTTCTAAGCCACCACCTTGGGCGGCACCATTTATGACGGCGACAACTAGAGCATTTAAAGAGACAAATCCGTGAATTACTTGCTGAACTTTAGCGGCAAATTTTTTCAGTATAGTGGGATTTTGCTGTTTTAAATATTCTAAAATGAGAGTGCGATCGCCACCAAGAGAGAAATACTTACCATGATGGGAAATATAAACTATTTTGGGCATCTTTAACGATGATTTCTCTTTAGATAAAGCTGCAATTATATCTAATAGTTCATCCAGCACTTCGATAGATAAAGCATTGCCATTGGCAGCATTTAAGAATAACCAAAGACAACTATTTTTATCAAAATAGCTATCAATACAAGCAAATTCTTGCCGAGTACAGCCATAGGTATTATGTAGATTGATTGGCTGTAAATATTCTCGAATACTGGGATGAATTACATCTTTGTTAACTATCTCATGTTCTCTAGTAATTGCTACTTTTATTTCTTGATTGCTATATACTTTTAAGAGTTGTCCGTCACTTCTAGCTACAAACACCTGCTGCACGAGAATATCTTCTTTATCGCTAGAGGTAGGAACTAGAGATTGCAGATTAAAGAAACCTTCTTCTCTCATTAATCTCTGCCAAGTTGCTTCTTGTAAAAGAGGCGATCCCGGATATCTCAAATCTCTATCTTGTGAATTCCACCAACCTCTTAGTAATCCAAATGTTAAAGTTGAGAAATTCTGTGATTTGACACTCTCATTAAAGATTAAGCAACCTGTTGGCTTGAGTAATTGCTTAACGTTGCGTAGACTTTCACGAATATTAGGGGTGGCGTGCAGGATATTTGTAGCAATGACAAAATCAAATTGTTCTTGCCAACCTTGTTTTTCGGGATTTAGGGAAATATCTAAAACAGAGAAACGCATTCCAGGGTAAGTTTTAGCAAATTTTTCTCGACCATGTTCTAAAAGTTTAAACCAAACATCGGTGTATACATACTCGACAGCAATATTATGAGCAACTAGTGAATTAATTACATAGCGAGTTGTCCCACCTGTTCCCGCACCTACTTCTAAAACTTTGATTTTTTCTGGAGATTTACCGTTGAACTTAGCTTTGATTTGATTAACAAGGGTAGCAGCAACAAGTTCATTATAAATATCAGAAGCTAAGTTACCACTGTAGACTCCCTCAACTAAATCTAAACTAGAGTTAGGAAAGACAATATTATTAGCTGCGATTTTACCTAATAAAATATCTTCGTAATTCTTTAAGCAAGTGTACAGTAACTGATAGTATTGTTTGAGTTCTGGCTCAGTGTGTAGGATTTGATTAGCAGCATTTTCAAATTCAGTCAATGTATGATATTCACCTTGGTATTGTATTTCTACTGTTGCAGAAAAGTAGTGATTTTGTTGTGATAAATAACCAGCTTGTACCAGGAATTGGAAAATTTCTGCAAATAGATGATGGTGTTCATCAATAATTTTGGCTGATTTGATAGCTTCTGTAATCCTGTAGGATGCTGCTTGGTGGTCAAATAAACCCAGATTTTGCAAAATTCCTACTAACCCAGTAGCCGCAGCAGCCATTAACTGATCTAAGCCTTGCTTAAACTTGAGTAATGGTGGATGATTAGCTGTGAAAAAATCTGCATGATCTATAGTTAGTGGTGCAAGATTTGATAGTATTTCTGTAATTGGTCTTTGCTCAAGCATTAAGTGAGGATCTAAGCCAATTTGTAACAGGATATTTCTCTTAGCTTTCACGACTACAGCTTGGGGAATTTGCATCGCTAGAATTGTTTCTAATGCCTCCATTCCCTCTGCAATGTTGATTGAGTCCATGCCTTGATGTAGCATTAAATCTCGATACTTATCATTAGCTACGGCACCTACTTCACCCCAAAATCCCCAGTTAATTACACATACCGGATAATTTCGTGTTTGTTGCATATATTTAGCGTAGCTATCAAGAAAAGTGCTGGCGGCGGCGTAATTACTTTGACCAATATTGCCGACAAAAGACTGTAGAGAAGAGAAGAAAACGATCAAATCAAGTTCTTCGTTAAGAGTGGCTTGATTAAGTGCGATCGCACCTGTTACCTTTGGTTGTAGTACAGCCGCAAAATCTGCCTCTGACATCTTCACCAACAAGCTATCATTTAGTACCATTGCTGAGTGAATGATGCCGTCTAGTTTGCCAAATTTATCTTTGGTTCGAGTAATAGCATTAGTCAGTTCATT
This window contains:
- the fabD gene encoding ACP S-malonyltransferase, whose amino-acid sequence is MNTAFVFPGQGAQYVGMGVEIADRYPEAKVLYNCASNVLGFDLLQMCRDSSPELLQQTENAQPAIFVTNLACLAAAQTQFPEPKFLAGLSLGEYSALVAAGVMEFEDTVFLVQQRAIFMQEASINRDTKMAAIIGLNADIVEAICQQVKSIGVCQPTNYNAPNQTVIGGDARAVEQAMTLAEQAGATKVVQLAVSGAFHTPLMQSAAKRLAGILATINICTPRIPVISNVTAQPITTAEHIRFLLIHQITLPVRWMTSIQHLANHGVDTFIEFGPGKTISGLVKRNFNQAKTLNVENSTSMNETLETFQGLVGI
- a CDS encoding SDR family NAD(P)-dependent oxidoreductase; this encodes MQTAQIIGKFTITDNDYFVRDHRVDGIHIMPGVTFIDMIFKTLKARSFDIENLELRNIMFLEPIVTTADFDRKVEIHISPNGTDWGIEATSTKWKNGEVKDSSITKHLTCQLLTKELQTKNIIDISVLKHKATQVVDLDACYAITRKVGIDHDNFMKPSGKVYGSLYGCLGEVSLCSIALQHSDDFLFHPVFLDCSTIVPLFYSIPYQATAQLYVPFYIESFSGRPLTGRSNCYVYVDQPDQVELTKEIGYRSFVICDEYGNQLATFRNFGIKRVHNIELIRRLAKLERKTENTIFAYQQQKAYQVLTTPEPKVKHLVESIIKLVCKYTKQNFTDDLLEVSFFELGLESTALLDISHELERLLNIHLYPTMLFEQPTVSKLAEFIWREHSEAVQKYLHTQLNTVDDTPQQIVITPEPSVEYLVTSIKKLVCKYTKQDFADDLLEVSFFELGLESTALLDISHELEKLLNIRLYPTMLFEQPTVSKLAEFIWREHSEAVQKYLRTQLNTEHSIVPTNLKHANLRPNKVTENGHSETVKLHDLSFTTKESELIFIPKWQPTSISIFNQQSFNYLKFDQTKAAKTLIVTWGENLQILQLLLNWHGSDNSHIITVGNFYQNWQNCTAQVRHDQSQDWDKLLEQLTDISQVYFLTAPEKSEQLLSHNYAFHFIKSIIRTGLTQHSIEFKIITLNVVQVFYAEEVQPDNSGLWGLWKSFSREYKHCTITFLDLAASEIEDALRKENTVWLENTFKNECISGNAFAVRQQQIYCQRLYNLAPVFREGLSKFKPNGTYLIIGGTGGLGLVLSDYLRTQYSANIALLGRSPANDNLLAKISHLGKYDENVIYLQAHCDDVNELTNAITRTKDKFGKLDGIIHSAMVLNDSLLVKMSEADFAAVLQPKVTGAIALNQATLNEELDLIVFFSSLQSFVGNIGQSNYAAASTFLDSYAKYMQQTRNYPVCVINWGFWGEVGAVANDKYRDLMLHQGMDSINIAEGMEALETILAMQIPQAVVVKAKRNILLQIGLDPHLMLEQRPITEILSNLAPLTIDHADFFTANHPPLLKFKQGLDQLMAAAATGLVGILQNLGLFDHQAASYRITEAIKSAKIIDEHHHLFAEIFQFLVQAGYLSQQNHYFSATVEIQYQGEYHTLTEFENAANQILHTEPELKQYYQLLYTCLKNYEDILLGKIAANNIVFPNSSLDLVEGVYSGNLASDIYNELVAATLVNQIKAKFNGKSPEKIKVLEVGAGTGGTTRYVINSLVAHNIAVEYVYTDVWFKLLEHGREKFAKTYPGMRFSVLDISLNPEKQGWQEQFDFVIATNILHATPNIRESLRNVKQLLKPTGCLIFNESVKSQNFSTLTFGLLRGWWNSQDRDLRYPGSPLLQEATWQRLMREEGFFNLQSLVPTSSDKEDILVQQVFVARSDGQLLKVYSNQEIKVAITREHEIVNKDVIHPSIREYLQPINLHNTYGCTRQEFACIDSYFDKNSCLWLFLNAANGNALSIEVLDELLDIIAALSKEKSSLKMPKIVYISHHGKYFSLGGDRTLILEYLKQQNPTILKKFAAKVQQVIHGFVSLNALVVAVINGAAQGGGLEMLLCSDFQFVDTNVKLGLPEVKSGLIPGMGGMSFLKQQIGLLQTKKLVLTGELINAQTAYEIGLISHVSDDPFIEAFKFYKTIDNFDTAIYLKKFLDQGKSQALIQDIDYWVEYLIQKGEWVNQKRISASLRIVNS
- a CDS encoding fatty acid desaturase, whose translation is MSVAIESQLTSKPKRQKWLRAPSAREAEIRKMCAANGLLHLLYGSPYIVLYFGLISLILFIDNPWIDFLLALGLGNQLYVLFILHHDCMHGSAFKTKWLNTLFGRLYALSFTMTFTTNRETHKRHHNFISDPERDPDEYYFSGKLNQIWLRIWRYYEWYTKISLTCYGKQVSLTVIIEQIVNLAFWVVIHAVLIYSGMGIKALFIFWIPLAFVALVINPITRGYEHAPLTLYEGDDPQKRDMQKNAITIDNFWLGLLWAGITYHVEHHAYPECPFYRLRKLHEIFQEEKMQYYCAPFPLYQIHKGAQLTEGLTCNQVPVEEVVA
- a CDS encoding fatty acid desaturase, with product MTTTQTIRRPAIPADWYKPTILGTTGFILYGLIWFFVPAWLCYVVVTSIDFLPLKIALIIPLTIITGYGIQMMGFIGHDGFHLALHPNKFVSALIGLFFASSVLTYCDMGAMMRHWSHHRFTNQASDPDIEILTPLTTWWQRLFFARLLLNYHHFKITLNTALGRPWPFPYMMPFQMSTVRILCWMNFVFALLWIGIYLGIAVYNPIAGLFSIGLPMLALMLISGCQAYLDHGGLDDNPFHNAWSRTSPLMTILFAGTNFHLEHHLYPGVPCYRLHKVHQLLQENGTYAATQASIEPSFFRSYMNIAAKYNSSSQDSSFDPFEQAVESV